The following nucleotide sequence is from Phycisphaera sp..
CTTGCTCTCCAATAGGGAGCGTGCCGCCCTGCCGGTTTTGACCCGGCATCGCACGCTCGGAAGGGCACTCCTGCCCGGCATGATCCGCCCACTCGGTGCCACCACACCCCACAAGCAAAATTTTTCTCCAATCGGAGTGAAGTCGCGTTCTTGACTTCCCGACATTGCTCCTGTGGGGCGGCACGGTCGCCGCCCGAGATTCTTTCAAGGCGCGGGACGGAACTCGCGCAAGGAGTTTCCAATGGTGATCCCTGTGAAGAAGTCCGAAGAGCTCGCGTTCTTTGAGCAGCGAGCCCCCATCTGGGAGGCCAACGCCGCCCAGCTCAACCTGTCGATCGAACGCACCGCCGAGCTGACGGCGCTCACGAACGCGGCGCGCGCGGCGTACGACCAAGCCCAGAGCCTGCGCTCGCAAGCGAAGGCCGCCACGAGCGCGCAGAACCAGGCGCTCACCGCGATGCACAATCTCGGGGCCGAGCTCATCAAGAGCATCCGCACCACCGCCGAGCTGGAGAACGACCCCAGCCTCTACGGCATCGCCCAGATCCCCGAGCCGAAGGATCCCGCGCCCATCCCGCCCGTCGAGGCGAGCAACCTGAGCTTCGACCTCTTGAACGACGGCGCCCTCGAGCTGGCCTGGGACGGCCGCGTCTCGACCGGCACAACATATATCGTCCAGCGCGCCATCACGCCCGCCGGCGGCAGCCAGGGCACCTACCAGGACCTCGGCTTCGCCGACGAGAAGCGCTTCGTCGACACGACCATCCCCGCGGGCACCGAACGTGCCAGCTACGTCGTGCGCGCCAAGAAGGGCGGGACCATCACCGCCGGCACCGCGCCCATCACCGTGCGATTCACCATCGGCGGCAACGGCCAGGCGGTGGCCGAGGCGGCGTGATGGCCTCGCTTGGTCGGGCGGAGCCCTCCCGGCGCGATGGGTAGAGCTTTGTAGGAATGGTAGTTCGAAGAGTCGGGAGAAGGGCAAGGGTCGGCGTTGGTCGACCCTTTGTTCTTTATCGTCTCGGCGGCGGGCCCGTGCGGCTACACCGTGATGCGTCGGAAGTACTCGGCCGCCGGCTCGCGATACAGCCCGCGATCGGCGAACCGCGTGGCGAACCCCTCGGCCAGGGCATCAACGAGCACCAGCGCGAAATCACCAGACAATTCGAAGCCCGCATCATCCCACTCGACTCGGAATCGCAGATACCACCGACGAGAACGATCCTCGACGCCGCAGTACACCAAATCGTCCTCGGGCGTCGCGACCAGCAGGTCTCGCGGCGAGGAAACATCGCTGAATAGCCGCGCGAAAACCACCGACCCGACGAAAAAGTGCAAGCCGTCGTGCTGCAGCCAATCGTGGAATCGCGTCAACTCCGCGTGCGGATCGACATTATGCAAGAAGGCAACCACGTCCTTCAGCAACGCGGACAACCGGGCCGCCGGCATCGGCTCGCACCAGAAGCACACGCCGTCGATGGGCTCGTAATCGTATTGGGTTGCCATGGTCGCCCCGATCTAATCGAACCGCAGCGCCTTCACCGGGTCCATCCAGGCAGCTCTGGCCGCGGGAACCAGCGCACCGACGACGCTCGCGATGATGCCCCCCGCGACGATGATGACGAACTTCCTTGCGTCCAGGTCCGTGGGGATCGTCGTGAAGTAGTAGACGTTGGGGTCCCACACCTGCACGCCCAGGGCCTTGCCCAGCCACTCGTGGATGGGGTTGATGTTCGTGACAACCAGGGCCGCGAGCCCCGCGCCGAGCGCGCTGCCCACGATGCCGATGGCCAGGCCGTAGCCCACCCACACCGCCGCCACGCCGGTGCCGCTGGCGCCGATCGCACGGAGCACGCCGATGTCGCGCGTCTTCTCGCTGACCATCGCCCAGAAGATCGCCAGAACCAGGAACACGCTGGTCAGACTGACAACACCGAAGATGAACAGAACTAAGGTTGTCTCCTTCTGCACCGCCCCGATGAACATCGCGTTGCTCTGCTCGTACGTCTGGATGCCGATCGTCCGCGGCGTGGGGACCTCGCCTCGGTGGGCCTGCTCGAACTCGGCGTACACCGCGTTGGCGGCGGCCTCGAGTGCCTCGGTGCTCACGCCCGGCGCGGCGCGCACCAGGATGTCGGTCACCCGCGCCGGGCTCTCGCCGATGATGGTCGGCTTCACCGGGCGCTCGACGCCATCGGGACCGATCTCGACCGCGTACGGATTGCTCGTCGGGTCGATCCTGCGCGCCGCGCCCATTTGCAGCAGGTCTTGCAGCGCATCGAGGGGCACCAAGGCGAAGTGTGAGTCGTACGCGTAGTTGCCGGTGGCCAACTCGTTGGCGATAGGGAACTCGATCGTGCGTAGGTCGAGCGCGCCGGCACCCTCCTGGCCCAGTGGCAGCACGGTGAGGCGGACACTCATCTCCGGAAGGAACGAGCGATCGATACGAACCCCGCCATTAGCAAGCCGCTGACTGCTGAAGCGAGGTACGTAAAAGTTTCCGGGGTTCACGCGCCAGTTCCAACTCGTCGCGGCGATACCCGTCACCATCGCCGCGTCGCCGTCGGGCGTGCGCAGCGTCCGTCCTTCGGCCAGCCAGCGTTCGAGATCGGCTCGGTTCGCCGGCTCGCCCCTCGGGTCGAGCAGCTCCGGCTGGCCGTCAGCGTTGAGCGGCACGGGGCCCGTGTGCGGCTCGATTGGCCGCCAGTACAGGCTATCTTCGTACACCGTCGCCCGGGCGTAGCTGGCCGGCTCCACGCCCAGAAGCTGCACGCTCACAGGCCGATCGTCGGGCAAGCCCAGGATCGCCAGCGTTTCGATGAGAGGCGAGGCGTGCTCGACCGCCGGATCGGCCTCCAGCCGCCCGACCAAGTCCTCATAGTGCCCAAAGCCCACGTGCTCCCAGGTGATGCGCAGGTCGCCGTCGGTCTTGCGGCCCTCGTTGACGAGCATCGTGAGGAACCCACCCATGACCGACCACACGATGAGCTCGGTCGCCACGCTCAGGGTCACCGCCATCGCCGCCAGCAGCGGGATGGCCTTGGTCGTCAGGTACTTTCGGGCCAGCAAAGCGGCGTACATGGCCCCAGTGTAGAGCCCCCCAAGGCCCACCACCGCCCAATAACCGCGTAACCCCGGTCGGGCCAAGGGGGTATGGTCACCCATGAAGCCGTTCCCATCAATGCCGCGTCTCTCTCTCGCCGGCGGAGCCTCGCTCCTGATGCTGGCCGGGCTCGCCGCCTGCGCCAGCACGAGCAACCCCGCCGGCAACCAGCACCCACCCCAAGCCGGCCAGCCGCCGCGCACGATCCTGACCGAGAGCCCCACGGCGTCGAGCTTCGTCGCCGTGAGCGGCCGCTCGGGGGCGCTCATCGTCGATCGTTCCCGCATCGGCCGCACCGCGAGCGACCGGCCGATCTACGTCTACCGCGTCAGCCAGGGCCAGGGCGACCCCGACACCAAGCCCGGGCTGCTCATTGTCGCGGGCATCGACGGGCGGCACACCAGCGGGCCGGCGATCGCCCGAGAGCTCGTGGGCCACCTCGAACGCGAGGCCGACCTGGAGCACGCGACCGTCTACGTGATCCCCCGCGTCAACCGCGACGCCCAAGACCGCGACGACTCGGGCCACGCCGTCCCCGGCGGCACGCTCACCAAAGAAGACGCCGACCGCGACGGCCGCCTCGACGAGGACGGCCCGCAGGACCTCAACGGGGACGGGCACATCACCATGATGCGCACCACCGAGCCCTCGCCCAAGTACGGCATCACGCTCACCCACGTGGTCGACCCCGACCAGCCGCGCCTGATGCGTCGCGCCGACGCGAGCAAGGGCGAGGTCGCCACCCACGCCATGCTGCCCGAGGCCAGCGACCAGGACGGCGACGGAGCAATGGGCGAGGACGGCGCCGGCGGCGTCGACCTCAACAAGAACTTCCCCTATCGCTGGCCCGAGTACGCCAACGGCAACGGCGCGTATCCGCTGAGCGAGCCCGAGAGCAAAGCGCTGGCCACCTGGCTGTTGGGCAAGCCCAACATCATGGCCACGATCGTCTACGGCCCGCACGACACCATCATCAACGTGCCCGCCGCCAACGGCTACGACCACACCGGCCGCGTGCCCAAGGGCCTGGAGCGCGCCGACAAGGAGCTGATGGACCGCCTGAGCGAGCAGTACAAGGAATCCACCAAGCTCAAGCAGGCGGAGAAGGAAAGCCTCGACGGCTCCTTCGCCGGCTGGGCGTACGCCCACCTCGGGCTGGTGACGATCGCCACCAACCCCTGGCAGCGCCCCGAGCCACCGAAAGAAGAGGGCGAAACAGACGAGGGTGCCGATGAGCAGGAAGAGCAGCCCGCCGAAGAGCCCAAACCCGACGAGCCGCCCTTTGTCATGATCGGCGACTTCAAGCTCGTACTCACGCAGGACGCCATCCAGGGCGCGATGTCCGAGATCCAGAGCATGAGCCCGCAGGAGCAGGAAGCCCGCATGGAAGCCTTCCAGGCCCTACCCGCCGAGACGCAGCAACGCGTCATGACCATCGCCCAGGGCGCGCCCGACCCGATGGCCGAGCAAGAAGAATCGAAGCCGCAGCGACCCACGCGAGCACCGCGCAAGACCGGCAAGGCCTCCGACGACGCGAAGTGGCTCGCCTACGCCGACCGTGTGGGCGAGGGCTACGTCGACTGGCAGCCCTACGACCACCCGCAACTGGGGCCGGTCGAGATCGGCGGCTTCGTGCCGGGATTCAAGATGAACGCCCCGCAAGACGCCCACGAGGGCATCATCGAGGCCCAGGGCGAGTTCATCGAGCAGTTGCTCGCGATGCTGCCCCGCGTGGTCATCGAGGATCCCGTGGTCGAGAAGGTCGAGGGCGGCGTGTGGCGCGTGAGCATGACCGTCCGCAACGACGGCGAGCTGCCCACCCGCACGGCTCTGGGCGCCAAGGCCCGCCGACTCACCCCGTACGTCCTCGCCCTCGACGTTCCGCAGGACACCCTCATCGCCGGCTCGACCATCAACCGCACCGACAGCATCGCACCGGGCGAGACCATGCGGGCCGAGTGGCTCGTGCTGGCCGACGACGGATCCACGCTGAACGCCCAGCTCCGCACCGAAGAGTTCGGCACGACCGACATCGAGATCGAACTGGCCGAGGGAGGCAACCAATGAAACTCTATAAGAACCTCAAGACACTCCTGACCATCGCCGCCCTCTGTGCAACACCCGCGCTCGCGCAAGACACGCCCGCCGCCCAGGACGGCAGCCAGCGGTACAACCCCGACTTCAAGGTCGACATCGCCTGGAACCGCTATTACGACTACGACCAGATCGTCGACCTGCTCAAGCAGATCGAGGCGGCCCACCCCGACCTGGTCACCCTCAAGAGCCTGGGCAAGAGCCTGCAAGGCCGCGACGTCTGGCTGGCCATCGCCAACAACCCCGAGACCGGCAAGGACACGACCAAGCCGGCCATGTACATCGACGGCAACATCCACGGCAACGAGATCCAGGCCGCCGAGACCGTGCTCTACTCGCTGTGGATGCTGGTTGAGAGCCACGGCAAGAACGAGAACCTGACCGAACTGCTCGACGGCGCGAGCTTCTACTTCGTGCCCGTCACCAACCCCGACGGCCGCGCATGGTGGTTCGCCGAAGCGAACACCCCGAGTTCCAGCCGCCACAACCAGCGCCCCGTCGACAACGACCGCGACGGCCAGGCCGACGAGGACGGCTACGACGACCTCGACGGCGACGGCTCCATCACCCAGATGTGGCGCAAGCGCGAGGGCGGGCCATTCAAGCGCAGCGAGACCGACCCGCGCCGCTTCGAGCGCGTCGGCCCCTTCGAACTCGGCGACTGGGAGTACCTGGGCTCCGAAGGCATCGACAACGACGGCGACGGCCGAATCAACGAAGACACCCCCTTCGCCGACGACATGAACCGCAACTGGCCGGGCGACTGGCAGCCCAACTACGCCCAGTTCGGCGCGGGCCCCCACCCCTTCAGCGCGCCCGAGACCCACGGCGTGGGCAAGTTCATCCTCACCCGCCCCAACATCGCCGCCGGCCAGAGCTACCACAACTCGGGCGGCATGATCCTGCGCGGGCCGGGCGACCAGAGCCGCGGCAGCTTCTACGACCGCTCCGACAGCCGCGTGTACGACCACATCGCCGCAACCGGCGCCCAGATGCTGCCCTACTACCGCGACATGGTCATCTGGGAAGACCTCTACGGCGTCCACGGCGGCCAGGTGAACTGGCTGGCCGAAACCCTGGGCATCGTCAGCTTCACCAACGAGTTGTGGACCAACAACAAGCGCTACCAGGGCGAGGCCGCCCGCGAGAGCGAAGACCAGCAATGGCTCTGGCGAGATCACATGGTCTTCGGCACCGAGTTCACCGACTACACCGAGTACGACCACCCCGAGTACGGCCCCATCCTTGTCGGCGGAACCAACCGCTGGGGCTCGCGCCAGACGCCCACGTTCCTGCTCGAAGAAGAGGCCCACCGCAACTTCGCCTTCACCATGTACCACGCGCGCCAGATGCCGCTGCTGCGCTTCGGCCGCGTTGATATCGAGGAACGCTCGCCCGGCCTCTGGCAGGTGGACGTGGCCATCCGCAACGAGCGCCACATCCCCACGCGCCTCAGCGTCGCCCGCCGCAACAACATCGGCCGCAACGATCTGCTGCACTTCGAGGGCGAAGGCGCCAACATCGTCACCGCCGGCCGCGTGCGCGACTTCAACGACAAGCAGATGAACGAGATCCGCTTCGAGCCCGAGCGCATCCAGCTCAACGGGGGCATCGGCGGCATGGGCGAGACCATCTTCCGCTACCTCGTCAGGGGCGACAAAGGAAGCACCTTCACTCTGCGCTACCAGGCCGAGAAGGCCAAGGACATCGAGCGCACCTTCACCCTCGAACCCACCAGCGAGCCCACGCCCAAGCCGCTGGGGCCCTGATTCCTTACCAGTCCCGTGTCAGCCCGCCGCATCCACCCGGTCCGCCGGGTCGGGCTGCGCGCGCCGGCCGGTGATCAGCCGCGCCCCGCGGCTCCAGAAGATGTACAGCCACGACCATTCCAGGATCGCGAACAGCTTACTCCGGAAGCCGATCAGGAACGAAACGTGGACCACCGACCACAGCACCCACGCGGCAAAACCACCAAAGCGGTACGAGCCGATCTCCGCCACGGCCCGCGCCCGGCCGATGGTCGCCATCGAGCCCTTGTCCCGATAATGGAACGCGCCCAGCTCATCACGTGAATGGCCGGCGAGTTCCGCCGCGATCAGGCGCCCCACGAACCGACCGGCCTGCATCGCCGTCTGCGCCACCCCCGGCACTATCTCACCGGTCTTCGGGTCCGCGTACGCCATCAGGTCACCAACGACGTACACGTCTCGATACCCGGGCACCGACAAGTCTTGCTCAACTTCCACGCGCCCCATGTTGTCCTTGGGCACGTTAAGCGTCCCAACCACCGACTCGGCCTTCAGCCCCGCAGCCCACAGCACGCAACGGCTGCCGATACGCCGCGCGTCTTCGCCCGTTCCAATAGTCACGCCATCCTCATCGACCACCGACGCCATCCCGCCCAGAACCACCTCAACACCCAGCTTCTCCAGGTCCCGCTTCGCACGCTCGGACAATTCCTCGTGGAACGTCGGCAGCACGCGATCGGCCCCCTCGACCAGCACGACCATGGCCGTCCGCGTGTCCACACGCCGGAAGTCCCGCGGGATCGATTGCGTGGCGATCTCGGCGATCGCGCCCGCGAGTTCCACACCCGTGGGTCCCGCCCCGATGACCACGAATGTCAATTCCGCCCGACGCGCGTCATCATCGGACTCGACCTCGGCCGCCTCGAAGGCCAACAGCACTCGGTGGCGGATCTCCAGCGCATCGTCCACCGACTTCAGCCCGGGCGCAACGCCCGACCACTCGTCGTGCCCGAAGTAGTTGTGCCTCATGCCGCACGCCAGCACCAGGGAATCGAACGGCAGCTCGTGCCCGCCGATTCGGATCGACTTCGCGTTAGCGTCGACCGACTCGGCCTCCCCCATCACCACCGTGCAGTTGCCCTGCTTGCGCATGATCCGCCGGATCGGTGCCGCGATGTTCGCCGGTGAGAGCGCCGCCGTCGCCACCTGGTAGAGCAGGGGTTGGAACAAGTGGTGATTCCGCCGATCGACCAACACCACGTCGGCCTCGGCCCGCCCGAGCGCTCGCGCGCACGCGAGCCCGGCGAACCCTCCGCCCACAATCACGACCACCGGCCTCTTGCTCGTGCTCATCCGTCCATCGTAGAACGATGCCGCGCCACGACCTCGCCTGCCAACCGCTGGAGTTCCCCTTCCTCACCATGATCGCCGGCCAAGGCTCTCAACGCCACCAGCAACCGAACGGACTGCCCGTGCGTGCGCCCCAACCGCTCGATCGCGTTCCCCGCCGCGATCACCGCGTTGCGCTTCATCATGCCAAGCTTTGCACGCTTCATGGCACTCTTCGCGAACGCCGCCCGCCGGGCGTCCTCGTCCCACCGCATGACATCGACCAGATCGAACGACGCCCGTTCCCCCGCGTACTCGGTGTTCGCTTCGCCCACATCGCCCGACCTTGGCGAGTTGTGCGGGCACACCTCCTGGCACACGTCGCAACCGAAGATCCACTCACCCATCCCTCGCTCAAGCTCGGCTGGGATCGGTTCGCGCCGCTCGATCGTCAAGTAACTGATACACCGGCTCGCGTCCACGCTGTAGGGCGTGATCGCATCGGTCGGGCACGCGTCAATACACCGCGTGCAGGTGCCGCAATGATCGACCTCTTCGCCGCTGCACAGCTCGAGTTCCAGCGTCGTCAGCACGCCGCCCAGCAGCATCCAGCTCCCAATCTTCGGATGAATCAGCAGCGTGTGCTTGCCGACCCAACCGAGCCCCGCAGCGAGCGCAAGTTCCCGCTCATGCACGGGCGCGGTGTCGACAAACGCCCGCGTGCGCGCTCCAGGCCACAGTTCACCAATCTCGTCGCACAGCGTGTGCAGCCGCTTCTTCATCACCTTGTGATAATCACCGCCGTATGCATACCGCGCGACCCGGCCGTGCCCATCCGGCGGGTCATCGGCATCGCCGTTCCGCGTGGCGTACAGGTCGGCCACCATGATGGCGGCTCTCGCGCCCTCGAGCATGTGGGACGGATCGGCCTTCAGGTCCGCGTGCCGAGCCAGGTACTCCATCGACCCGTGCTTGCCCTTCGCGAGCCATTCCCGCATCTCGGCTTCGTGGCGCAAGGGCCCAACCGGAGCAACACCGGCCAGAGCAAAGCCAAGCTCCCGGCAACGCTCCAGCACCAGCCTCGTGCGGTCGCTCGTGTTCGTGGCGTCAGACCGCCCCGGCCGCCTGCGGCGCGGCGGCCTTCTTGCTGCCCGTCGCACCAAGCCAGCCGTAGATCGTGCGAATCGCCTCGGGCAGCACCGTCTCGGCCGGGGCGAGCGACTCGTCCCAGGCCGCGTCCCATTCGTAGTTCAGCCAGCCGTCGAAGTGCCCGTACGACACGAGCGCATCGACGAACGCCCTGGCCTGGCTGTTGCCCGTGCCCAGCGGCACGCAGCCGCCCTCGCCCATGTCCTTGAGCCGGGCGATCCTCAGCCGGCGCCCGAGCGTGCGGATCGCCTTGGCGTAGTCATCGCCGGCCGCCAACCCAACGGCGTTGTTGTAGCACGCGGCCAGCAGCGGGCTGTCGACCATGTCGACGATCTCGCGCAGGTCCTCGGCGGTGCGGAAGCTGCCGCCATTCTCAAGCACGATCGTCACGCCGCGATGCCGCGCATGATCCGCGATGGCAGCCAATCGTCCGGCAATCAGCCTCAGGCTCGTGATCCGCTTCTCGCCCTCGGGCACCTCGAACCCGAACACCCGCACGCTCGTGGCACCCACCATCGAGGCGTAGTCCACAAGCCGAGTCGCCTGCCGCGTCACGCGCTCCTGATCGAAAAGGAACGTCCGGCCCACAACGTGCGGCCGCACCGGCTGGTCGAGCGAGATCGACGTCGCCAGGCCGCACACGTCCACGCCAAGGTCGCCGAACGTGCCCGCGACCTTCTTCGCGCTGGTCATCAGCGGGTCGCACACGAACTTCCGCGAGTCGTAGCCGAAGGTGCGGAGTTCCACACCATCGAAGCCGAGCTCGGCTGCCGTGCGTGCCACACGCTCAAGAGACCACTTCGGGCAGGCAACCGTACTGAATGATGTGCGAATCATGGAGTGGATCCTATCGCCGAGGGCGCGGAAAGCATCGGGTTTGTCCCCAAGGGACATTCCCTTGGATGCCGACCGAAACCGCTCCGGCCCGGATGGTACGGCCGGCCCAACGCCGGTCAACGCCCGCCCGGCCTGCCCCGAACCACCAAAACGGGCAAAAACTACCGATTACGCCGATGCCGCGATCCCCATTCGCCCGATGATCGGCCCTCGCACGAGCCAGCCTGCCGCGAGGAAGGGAAGTTAGGAAAGTGCGACCCCAAGGTGCCGCCCACGCTTCTTCGCGCGCGCCGCAAGTGAATCTCGCTCCTGCTTTATGAACATGGCTATCCAACCGCGACAGACCGCACGACCCGCAAGACCGATCGCCGTCGGGGCCAGCCTGGCCCTGATCGCCTGCGCCCTGGGCGGCTGCTCCTCACCCGATCGGGCCGACGGCCCGCCGCAGGCCCGGTCGTACGCCCCCACCGTGTGGCAAGCCACGCCATCGGCCTTGCACGAACCCCGCGTCGCCCGGGATGGCCGCTAGCTCTCTCAGGGCTTCTCGGTCGGTAGGCCGGCCTCGTTCCACCCGCGATACCCGCCGTCCATCGAAATCACGTTGGTGTAGCCCATCTTCTTGAGGTTGTCCGCCGCCAGGGCCGAGCGGTACCCGCCCCCGCAATAGAGGATGATGGTCGCGTCGGTGTCGGGCAGCTTCGCCTCGGCGTCGCGCTCGATCACGCCCTTGCCTAGGTGCATCGCATACGGCAGCCGGCCGTTCGCGTACTCGCTCTCCTCCCGCACGTCGACGAACTGGACGTCCTCCCCGGCCTCGCGCATCTGCCACGCCTGGTCGACCGTGCATTCCTTGATCCGGCTCTTCGCGTCGTTGACGATGGCCAGGAATTTTTCCGAGTGACTCATGGCGATACCTCCACTGGGCCCGCTCAGCCTAGCCGATCCGGCCGAGCCCGATTTGCTGTTGGCACCCAGCCCCAATACGCTTTAGGGTAATGCCCAACACCCAGCCGAACCCGCACCAAAACCGAGCCAGCCGAGCGTGAGTACCTCCGTCGCCATCGCTGGTGCCACGGGATATACCGGGCGGGAACTCATCCGCCTGGTACTCGCCCACCCAACGCTCGACTTGGCCGGCGTCTTCGCCTCGCCGGGCGGCAGCAACGTGGGCAAGCGGGTCGAAGAGGTCTTCCCAGAACTGCGGGGGCGCACCGACGCGACTTTCGCCCCAGGCAGCCCCGAGGCGATCCTCGCATGCTCGCCCCAGGTCACGTTCCTCTGCACGCCGCACGAGGCCAGCGCCACCCTCGCGCCGGCC
It contains:
- a CDS encoding NAD(P)/FAD-dependent oxidoreductase, producing the protein MSTSKRPVVVIVGGGFAGLACARALGRAEADVVLVDRRNHHLFQPLLYQVATAALSPANIAAPIRRIMRKQGNCTVVMGEAESVDANAKSIRIGGHELPFDSLVLACGMRHNYFGHDEWSGVAPGLKSVDDALEIRHRVLLAFEAAEVESDDDARRAELTFVVIGAGPTGVELAGAIAEIATQSIPRDFRRVDTRTAMVVLVEGADRVLPTFHEELSERAKRDLEKLGVEVVLGGMASVVDEDGVTIGTGEDARRIGSRCVLWAAGLKAESVVGTLNVPKDNMGRVEVEQDLSVPGYRDVYVVGDLMAYADPKTGEIVPGVAQTAMQAGRFVGRLIAAELAGHSRDELGAFHYRDKGSMATIGRARAVAEIGSYRFGGFAAWVLWSVVHVSFLIGFRSKLFAILEWSWLYIFWSRGARLITGRRAQPDPADRVDAAG
- the queG gene encoding tRNA epoxyqueuosine(34) reductase QueG, translated to MLERCRELGFALAGVAPVGPLRHEAEMREWLAKGKHGSMEYLARHADLKADPSHMLEGARAAIMVADLYATRNGDADDPPDGHGRVARYAYGGDYHKVMKKRLHTLCDEIGELWPGARTRAFVDTAPVHERELALAAGLGWVGKHTLLIHPKIGSWMLLGGVLTTLELELCSGEEVDHCGTCTRCIDACPTDAITPYSVDASRCISYLTIERREPIPAELERGMGEWIFGCDVCQEVCPHNSPRSGDVGEANTEYAGERASFDLVDVMRWDEDARRAAFAKSAMKRAKLGMMKRNAVIAAGNAIERLGRTHGQSVRLLVALRALAGDHGEEGELQRLAGEVVARHRSTMDG
- a CDS encoding FtsX-like permease family protein → MYAALLARKYLTTKAIPLLAAMAVTLSVATELIVWSVMGGFLTMLVNEGRKTDGDLRITWEHVGFGHYEDLVGRLEADPAVEHASPLIETLAILGLPDDRPVSVQLLGVEPASYARATVYEDSLYWRPIEPHTGPVPLNADGQPELLDPRGEPANRADLERWLAEGRTLRTPDGDAAMVTGIAATSWNWRVNPGNFYVPRFSSQRLANGGVRIDRSFLPEMSVRLTVLPLGQEGAGALDLRTIEFPIANELATGNYAYDSHFALVPLDALQDLLQMGAARRIDPTSNPYAVEIGPDGVERPVKPTIIGESPARVTDILVRAAPGVSTEALEAAANAVYAEFEQAHRGEVPTPRTIGIQTYEQSNAMFIGAVQKETTLVLFIFGVVSLTSVFLVLAIFWAMVSEKTRDIGVLRAIGASGTGVAAVWVGYGLAIGIVGSALGAGLAALVVTNINPIHEWLGKALGVQVWDPNVYYFTTIPTDLDARKFVIIVAGGIIASVVGALVPAARAAWMDPVKALRFD
- a CDS encoding rhodanese-like domain-containing protein, whose translation is MSHSEKFLAIVNDAKSRIKECTVDQAWQMREAGEDVQFVDVREESEYANGRLPYAMHLGKGVIERDAEAKLPDTDATIILYCGGGYRSALAADNLKKMGYTNVISMDGGYRGWNEAGLPTEKP
- a CDS encoding sugar phosphate isomerase/epimerase: MIRTSFSTVACPKWSLERVARTAAELGFDGVELRTFGYDSRKFVCDPLMTSAKKVAGTFGDLGVDVCGLATSISLDQPVRPHVVGRTFLFDQERVTRQATRLVDYASMVGATSVRVFGFEVPEGEKRITSLRLIAGRLAAIADHARHRGVTIVLENGGSFRTAEDLREIVDMVDSPLLAACYNNAVGLAAGDDYAKAIRTLGRRLRIARLKDMGEGGCVPLGTGNSQARAFVDALVSYGHFDGWLNYEWDAAWDESLAPAETVLPEAIRTIYGWLGATGSKKAAAPQAAGAV
- a CDS encoding M14 family metallopeptidase — translated: MKLYKNLKTLLTIAALCATPALAQDTPAAQDGSQRYNPDFKVDIAWNRYYDYDQIVDLLKQIEAAHPDLVTLKSLGKSLQGRDVWLAIANNPETGKDTTKPAMYIDGNIHGNEIQAAETVLYSLWMLVESHGKNENLTELLDGASFYFVPVTNPDGRAWWFAEANTPSSSRHNQRPVDNDRDGQADEDGYDDLDGDGSITQMWRKREGGPFKRSETDPRRFERVGPFELGDWEYLGSEGIDNDGDGRINEDTPFADDMNRNWPGDWQPNYAQFGAGPHPFSAPETHGVGKFILTRPNIAAGQSYHNSGGMILRGPGDQSRGSFYDRSDSRVYDHIAATGAQMLPYYRDMVIWEDLYGVHGGQVNWLAETLGIVSFTNELWTNNKRYQGEAARESEDQQWLWRDHMVFGTEFTDYTEYDHPEYGPILVGGTNRWGSRQTPTFLLEEEAHRNFAFTMYHARQMPLLRFGRVDIEERSPGLWQVDVAIRNERHIPTRLSVARRNNIGRNDLLHFEGEGANIVTAGRVRDFNDKQMNEIRFEPERIQLNGGIGGMGETIFRYLVRGDKGSTFTLRYQAEKAKDIERTFTLEPTSEPTPKPLGP